Proteins from a single region of Sediminitomix flava:
- a CDS encoding TonB-dependent receptor produces MCWKNVLALVFTLSILGTTLNAQERAKLIGRVTDQETGEEIIGASILVKGTGTGTATDIFGNYALNLVNGTHVLQLTYIGYESQEIEVVLQNAETKELNITLKPDAQQLDMVEVVAKKDQRSEASMINTVKESDMVVSGVSAELIAKQGGGSAADVMKRIPGITLIENRFVMVRGLNQRYNSVLVNGVGVPSTEPDAKVFSFDILPSSMIDQLLVYKSGSAELPGEMAGAVIDVTTRNDLTEDFNSISLSLGARVGTTGQRFLFDQGSGMDYTGFGTNNRAWGNQFPQKLSSNANEAAQQAQSLNNNWAWSEGTALPTGSISYSMGRLFDVGGLEMSNITSVGYSNDYKTSEVSNYKYSPGGTASIYNSEGNKFENSTKTYVLSNFSARWNSNNKIEFKNLFNQIGEREMFEREGEDLANNFLQKDYSMRYQSRSFYMGQLSGEHELSDDKKLTWTTGLSTMRMNEPDWKRIRYQGGYVSAEDNPNRYNDLPLAFFNQANLDYNSRYSSELNENIYNARVDYEQTFENPYHSDKKIKLNAGLYGEASKRDFSVRWTSITPFPNNAPETPVYGADMNTIFAPENFGPGGWTMREGTNPSDAYSAESTLLSGYLGASLPIGKFTFNGGARVESFNQNIMSEGLMENVDNNNLNILPFANVSYDINDKMLLRAAYSKTINRPSFRELAPFNFYDFEMRANIVGNSNLKQSEIQNIDLRWELYPSENESISIGTFYKSFKNPIEMFIQPNQNTIFTYENAEAATSAGIEVEVKKSFKDISHFDLIHHSSLSLNASLIHSTMTLGENSMEVNSERPLQGQSPYVVNLGYYYDNPQTGWAFNLLYNTYGQRIYSVGDGQNSYPWYEMPRQLIDLNISKEFNNNWEVSLNVENLLNAKYQLYVDGNADGKIDTSNENDNMVMESYSGQAFTLGLSYKF; encoded by the coding sequence CTGCTACCGATATATTCGGAAACTATGCTTTGAATCTTGTAAATGGAACGCATGTATTACAACTCACTTATATTGGTTATGAAAGCCAAGAAATAGAAGTTGTACTTCAAAATGCGGAAACAAAAGAATTGAACATTACGCTAAAACCAGATGCCCAACAATTGGATATGGTGGAAGTAGTGGCTAAGAAAGATCAACGAAGTGAGGCTTCAATGATCAATACCGTAAAAGAAAGTGATATGGTAGTCAGTGGTGTTTCTGCCGAATTGATTGCTAAACAAGGCGGTGGAAGTGCTGCAGACGTCATGAAACGTATTCCGGGAATTACCTTAATCGAGAATCGTTTCGTTATGGTAAGAGGGCTAAACCAACGATATAACTCTGTTTTGGTAAACGGCGTAGGCGTACCAAGTACAGAGCCAGATGCAAAGGTTTTCTCTTTTGATATTCTTCCTTCTAGCATGATTGACCAGCTTTTGGTCTACAAATCAGGCTCGGCAGAATTACCTGGAGAAATGGCGGGAGCAGTGATAGACGTAACAACTAGAAATGATCTGACGGAGGATTTCAACAGTATCTCTTTATCGTTAGGTGCAAGAGTAGGAACGACTGGGCAACGCTTCTTATTTGACCAAGGTTCGGGTATGGATTACACTGGTTTTGGGACAAATAATAGGGCTTGGGGCAATCAATTCCCTCAAAAATTAAGCTCAAATGCCAATGAAGCGGCACAACAAGCACAAAGCCTAAATAACAATTGGGCATGGAGCGAAGGCACTGCCCTTCCCACAGGAAGTATCTCTTACTCTATGGGAAGACTATTTGATGTAGGAGGACTAGAAATGAGCAATATTACTTCTGTAGGCTACAGTAATGATTACAAAACTTCGGAGGTTTCAAACTATAAATATTCACCAGGCGGTACTGCTTCCATCTATAATTCGGAGGGAAATAAGTTTGAGAATTCTACAAAGACTTATGTCTTATCAAACTTCTCTGCCAGATGGAATTCGAATAACAAAATTGAGTTCAAGAATCTTTTCAATCAGATTGGAGAAAGAGAAATGTTTGAGCGTGAAGGCGAAGATTTAGCGAATAACTTCCTTCAGAAGGATTACTCGATGAGGTATCAGTCACGAAGCTTTTACATGGGGCAACTGAGTGGTGAACACGAACTTTCTGATGATAAGAAATTGACTTGGACAACAGGACTTTCAACCATGAGAATGAATGAGCCTGATTGGAAAAGAATCCGATACCAAGGTGGTTATGTTTCAGCAGAAGATAATCCTAACCGATACAATGATTTGCCATTGGCATTCTTTAATCAAGCCAACTTAGATTACAACTCAAGATATAGCTCAGAGTTAAATGAGAATATCTACAATGCTAGAGTAGACTATGAGCAAACATTTGAAAACCCATATCATTCGGATAAGAAGATTAAGCTAAATGCAGGTCTTTATGGAGAAGCATCGAAAAGAGATTTCTCAGTAAGATGGACTTCAATTACTCCATTCCCGAATAACGCACCAGAAACACCAGTTTACGGAGCAGATATGAATACAATCTTTGCCCCTGAAAACTTTGGACCTGGCGGATGGACAATGCGAGAAGGAACAAACCCTTCAGATGCTTATTCAGCAGAGTCTACACTTTTGAGTGGATACTTAGGAGCATCGCTTCCTATCGGGAAATTCACGTTCAATGGTGGTGCAAGAGTTGAATCCTTTAATCAGAATATAATGTCAGAAGGTCTGATGGAAAATGTAGATAACAACAATCTAAATATTTTACCATTTGCCAATGTCTCTTATGACATTAATGACAAAATGTTATTGAGAGCAGCCTACAGCAAGACGATCAACAGACCGTCTTTCAGAGAGCTTGCCCCATTCAACTTCTACGACTTTGAAATGAGAGCTAACATTGTAGGTAATAGCAACTTGAAACAGTCAGAAATTCAAAATATAGATTTGCGTTGGGAGCTTTATCCTTCGGAAAATGAATCGATCTCTATCGGGACGTTCTACAAGAGTTTTAAGAACCCAATCGAGATGTTTATTCAGCCAAATCAGAATACCATCTTCACCTATGAAAATGCAGAAGCTGCAACATCTGCGGGTATAGAAGTTGAGGTTAAGAAATCTTTCAAAGATATCTCACATTTTGATCTGATTCATCATTCATCACTTTCCTTGAATGCTTCTCTGATTCACTCAACAATGACTCTAGGTGAAAATTCGATGGAAGTAAATAGCGAAAGACCGCTTCAAGGACAATCTCCTTATGTAGTGAACTTAGGTTATTACTATGACAACCCACAAACAGGATGGGCTTTTAACCTACTCTACAATACCTACGGACAGCGCATCTATTCGGTAGGAGACGGTCAAAATTCATACCCTTGGTACGAAATGCCAAGACAGTTGATTGACTTGAACATCTCGAAAGAGTTTAACAACAACTGGGAAGTTTCATTGAATGTAGAAAACCTACTGAATGCCAAATACCAACTTTATGTAGATGGTAATGCAGACGGAAAAATTGATACAAGCAATGAAAATGACAATATGGTCATGGAGTCTTATAGTGGACAAGCTTTCACACTCGGACTTTCTTACAAATTCTAA
- a CDS encoding NADase-type glycan-binding domain-containing protein, translating into MKQFTFCLSFIFSSLVAFPNGGPIDGIFAQIQGGIKMLNQSEIELTRENLNIKVYLNYFDVEVIYYLKNHGQSNLVSYGFPVDLSPYQNENEEDYVEGFSFTFNDEKLSYDNKLERGVQSEYVVAFGGKSYTCSELSRNWYLTELEFEANSEAVLKVNYTITANYENYNGGGMTYFSYYSDRSFIYDVKPAGFWGDGIVDQLNITIDTWIDISEEEIVIRGFDNFQIQDGVYTKTISDFKPKAYEPLFIAVDMSSLLNYDEVKRSLPSSVVKNIRCSSQLVGNYSPHNLIDDDKNTAWVEGVKGAGIGEWIEVEFIDGVLIEAVTFLNGYTKSKGTYITNNKVKSYKIDVTIEQGDSVIVEEFYKENEIPLTDRSLRPMKYRSNYYSMLDIILDNGEWCLSYPTLEECIAESGKIKKIRFTITDVYKGTKYDDICISEMKFYGSFMNSN; encoded by the coding sequence ATGAAACAGTTTACTTTTTGTCTGTCATTTATTTTTTCAAGCCTTGTTGCTTTCCCTAATGGAGGACCTATTGATGGAATCTTCGCGCAAATACAAGGAGGAATTAAAATGCTAAATCAATCTGAAATTGAGTTAACTAGAGAGAATTTAAATATTAAAGTGTATTTAAACTATTTTGATGTTGAAGTTATCTATTATCTCAAAAATCATGGGCAATCTAATCTGGTGAGCTATGGGTTTCCAGTCGACTTATCTCCTTATCAAAATGAAAATGAGGAAGATTATGTAGAAGGTTTTTCTTTTACTTTTAATGATGAAAAACTTAGCTATGACAATAAGCTTGAAAGAGGAGTGCAGTCTGAGTATGTAGTAGCATTTGGAGGTAAGAGTTATACCTGTTCTGAATTGAGTAGGAATTGGTATTTGACAGAACTTGAATTTGAGGCAAATTCTGAAGCTGTATTAAAGGTGAATTATACCATAACTGCAAATTATGAGAATTATAATGGAGGAGGAATGACTTACTTTTCATATTACTCCGATAGATCTTTTATTTATGATGTTAAACCCGCAGGGTTTTGGGGTGATGGGATAGTAGATCAACTAAATATAACAATAGATACCTGGATAGATATTTCAGAGGAGGAAATCGTAATTAGAGGCTTTGACAATTTTCAAATCCAAGATGGAGTTTATACAAAGACAATTTCTGATTTTAAACCCAAAGCATATGAACCATTATTTATTGCTGTAGATATGAGTTCGTTATTGAATTATGATGAGGTAAAAAGGAGTTTACCTTCTTCTGTTGTCAAAAATATAAGGTGTTCTTCTCAGCTTGTAGGTAATTATTCACCTCATAATCTCATTGATGATGATAAAAATACGGCATGGGTAGAAGGAGTTAAGGGGGCAGGAATAGGAGAATGGATTGAGGTTGAATTTATAGATGGAGTTTTGATAGAAGCCGTAACTTTTTTGAATGGCTACACAAAAAGTAAAGGGACATACATTACAAATAACAAAGTAAAATCATATAAAATAGATGTCACGATTGAACAAGGTGATTCCGTTATTGTTGAGGAGTTCTATAAAGAGAATGAAATACCTCTAACGGATAGGTCTTTGAGACCTATGAAATATAGAAGTAATTATTATTCAATGTTAGATATTATCCTTGATAATGGAGAGTGGTGTTTATCTTATCCAACTCTAGAAGAATGTATTGCTGAAAGTGGGAAAATTAAAAAGATAAGATTTACAATTACTGATGTCTATAAGGGGACAAAGTATGATGATATCTGTATTTCTGAGATGAAGTTTTATGGAAGCTTTATGAATTCTAACTAA
- a CDS encoding T9SS type A sorting domain-containing protein has protein sequence MNSSKLTLTLLLLMFYLCNSPKIYAQDKVFDGSITFTTQTQVDEFVAEGYNIVSNEFGSAGVSFNSDPTSTDPITDVSQLNIKHIDGRLSICNLGTITKLNSLRVGSYRNLFISIKASSILEEMSGIEGTNREGDYAIFSVSTALKKVEIPTQTLYDDISISGLNSDVKFTIASNVQVKKFRMNNTKSKTDLDDFHFDAQKLESLRIQSTLLTDLSFLQGQALPVLDRVVVWVNSLLENIDGLKLPSRHMRQILISNNPRLQECCSLAKSRATASSFSIRDNAGECSILSLADYNRLANSCDPTLFSGSADFRSQTDVDEFVAAGYKRILGSVSFNSTSTTDPITDLSQIDWDEVNGNVLITNLGEIEELTSLKLGSYNAIIFVNSTVPSKLKTVRGIQGTNVSGRFSVSKGGIKTIEIPTQSEPIILQLGRDLENIEIDPNTKVKELNVSRLNTSLSILKDINLDYVERLILFNIQDKDLSVFNHKLIEPLTRITINSCPNLESLEGLPNWTDKLTTLQILFNPKLEMCCQLTDRVLDNLIISTLFSNAPSCNRGPQSRFDFSPISAYCLENNSGINLVSTSFSTSEKGSVAFNVSKLTNPVLACIEKLNFETGEFEAFEDFSLTDAEIYNGKILIIPNEEEDEALSLDEKKVAVENLEKGTYRLSILNSVAEQKSLTVNLIGNKFKVLSAVNGGPFTKNYSDNHIFYLPKVPSLYDMNPSNQVTTLSLTNDDKLYLQLNGETGIITGIVSATEGPNLGTKWKVHIVLEKALLLDGHLPKFEFNNQATPTIKDLLTKAWRYYTIKLNNESYLELIDDQAPKTKIVITSEKGKYCLQIGDYANNKNANLGCSDWFDFKIEREGFPTSYSSTHGDINADLECVDEDELIKVLNSDNKQMDARYQLEEGEFSYLMESSESTDKESMSLLTQVIADDLLESSHTEDHIELQKEMAVFNYQLTDEKQLDASFKGLFQMAGNLWHMNIKLEAIKRGKEKIYVGNGTMSLWYNDDVVIQLNEVRLSKSNDRTLNMEYQWLYKLNKGKVLLNLNYQSDNRLKVEANQCSKIEGKYFWKLNNYDAFSPIRFIHKNREVIIPPLDFRQVYSEHAKVEGWIGNAIVSFSNEKEDANISCEDNLQLSAKDIDLDDSLPLPNSPQLQAIKKASIQVYPNPSQGMFTLENMEKKSLVIKVVSLDGQVVFSKSILASEKKSINLQHLKKGIYMLISTSKESSSTQKLIIK, from the coding sequence ATGAACTCAAGCAAACTAACACTGACTTTGCTGTTGCTAATGTTTTACTTATGCAATAGCCCAAAAATCTATGCCCAAGACAAAGTATTTGATGGAAGCATAACCTTTACAACACAAACTCAAGTAGATGAATTTGTAGCTGAAGGCTATAACATTGTATCTAATGAATTTGGGTCTGCAGGAGTCTCCTTTAATAGTGACCCAACAAGTACTGACCCAATCACAGACGTAAGTCAATTAAATATCAAACACATAGACGGTAGGTTGAGTATCTGTAATTTAGGAACTATCACAAAGCTCAATTCTCTTCGTGTGGGCAGTTATAGAAATCTATTCATATCTATAAAGGCGAGTTCGATACTAGAAGAAATGAGTGGAATAGAAGGTACAAATAGAGAAGGAGATTATGCTATTTTTAGTGTTTCAACTGCATTAAAGAAGGTCGAAATTCCGACACAAACGCTGTATGACGATATTTCAATTAGTGGATTAAATAGCGATGTCAAATTCACAATTGCCTCCAATGTACAGGTGAAGAAATTCCGCATGAATAATACAAAATCAAAAACGGATCTTGACGACTTTCATTTTGATGCACAAAAACTAGAATCTCTTCGTATCCAAAGTACCTTACTGACAGACCTCTCTTTTCTACAAGGGCAAGCATTGCCTGTTTTAGATCGAGTGGTTGTTTGGGTGAATTCATTACTCGAAAATATTGATGGTTTGAAATTGCCAAGCAGACACATGAGGCAAATACTTATTTCGAATAACCCAAGATTACAAGAGTGTTGTTCTTTGGCTAAATCAAGAGCAACGGCAAGTTCATTTTCGATCAGAGATAATGCAGGTGAGTGCTCCATTTTATCTCTAGCTGACTATAATCGTTTGGCAAATTCCTGTGATCCTACCCTTTTCAGTGGTAGTGCTGACTTTAGAAGTCAAACGGACGTAGATGAATTTGTAGCAGCAGGATACAAGAGAATATTAGGAAGTGTGAGTTTTAACAGTACATCTACGACTGATCCTATTACAGACCTTAGCCAAATTGATTGGGATGAAGTAAACGGAAATGTACTTATTACTAATCTTGGAGAAATAGAAGAACTCACTAGCTTAAAGTTAGGTTCTTATAATGCCATCATTTTTGTAAATTCTACGGTACCATCCAAATTAAAGACCGTTAGAGGTATTCAAGGAACCAATGTAAGTGGGCGTTTTAGTGTCTCCAAAGGCGGAATAAAAACCATAGAAATTCCCACACAATCAGAGCCTATAATATTGCAATTGGGTAGAGATCTTGAAAATATTGAAATTGACCCTAACACAAAAGTTAAAGAACTGAATGTGAGTCGACTTAACACTTCTCTGAGTATATTAAAAGATATAAATCTAGATTATGTAGAACGTCTGATATTATTCAATATACAAGACAAAGACCTTTCTGTCTTTAACCATAAACTAATTGAACCGCTTACTCGTATAACCATTAATTCTTGTCCCAATTTGGAGAGCCTTGAGGGCTTACCCAATTGGACAGATAAACTAACAACCTTACAGATACTATTCAACCCTAAACTTGAAATGTGTTGCCAACTCACAGATAGAGTCTTAGACAATCTTATCATTTCTACTCTATTCTCTAATGCTCCAAGCTGTAATAGAGGACCTCAAAGTCGTTTTGATTTCAGCCCCATTTCAGCCTATTGTTTAGAAAATAATTCGGGTATCAATTTAGTATCTACTTCTTTTAGTACTTCGGAAAAGGGAAGTGTCGCCTTCAATGTTTCCAAACTAACGAACCCCGTATTGGCTTGTATAGAAAAACTGAATTTTGAAACAGGCGAGTTTGAGGCTTTTGAAGATTTCAGTCTGACTGATGCTGAAATATACAATGGGAAAATACTAATTATCCCCAATGAAGAAGAGGATGAAGCGTTAAGTCTCGATGAGAAAAAAGTAGCTGTGGAAAATCTAGAAAAAGGTACTTACCGATTAAGTATCCTAAACTCAGTAGCAGAACAAAAATCTCTGACGGTAAACTTGATTGGAAACAAATTCAAAGTCTTGTCAGCAGTCAACGGAGGCCCATTCACAAAAAATTATAGCGATAATCACATTTTTTACCTCCCAAAAGTACCATCCTTATATGATATGAATCCGTCAAATCAAGTAACGACACTTTCATTGACAAATGACGATAAATTATATCTTCAACTCAACGGAGAAACAGGTATAATTACAGGAATTGTAAGCGCTACTGAAGGCCCCAATTTAGGGACAAAATGGAAAGTCCATATTGTTTTGGAAAAAGCGTTATTACTTGATGGACATCTTCCAAAGTTTGAGTTTAACAATCAAGCCACTCCAACGATAAAAGATCTTTTAACGAAGGCTTGGAGATATTATACCATCAAGCTAAATAACGAATCTTACCTTGAGCTTATTGATGATCAAGCTCCCAAAACTAAAATTGTCATCACTTCTGAAAAAGGAAAGTATTGCTTACAAATTGGAGATTATGCGAACAATAAAAATGCAAATCTGGGCTGTTCAGACTGGTTCGACTTTAAAATAGAAAGAGAAGGTTTTCCAACATCGTATTCTAGTACACATGGAGATATCAATGCTGATCTTGAATGTGTAGATGAAGATGAACTTATCAAGGTTTTGAATAGTGATAACAAGCAAATGGATGCTCGTTACCAACTAGAAGAGGGAGAATTTTCTTACTTAATGGAAAGCTCAGAAAGTACCGATAAGGAAAGTATGTCATTACTGACACAAGTTATTGCAGATGATCTACTTGAAAGCTCACATACAGAAGATCATATCGAACTTCAAAAGGAAATGGCTGTCTTTAATTATCAACTCACTGATGAAAAGCAATTAGATGCAAGCTTTAAAGGCCTATTCCAAATGGCAGGAAATCTTTGGCATATGAATATTAAGCTTGAAGCGATAAAACGTGGTAAAGAAAAGATTTATGTAGGTAACGGTACTATGAGCCTTTGGTATAATGATGATGTTGTTATTCAGCTAAATGAGGTCAGATTAAGTAAATCAAATGACAGAACATTGAATATGGAGTATCAATGGTTATACAAGCTAAATAAAGGGAAAGTTCTTCTAAACTTAAACTATCAATCTGATAATAGGCTGAAGGTTGAAGCAAATCAATGTTCCAAAATAGAAGGGAAATACTTCTGGAAACTCAACAACTATGACGCATTTAGTCCGATTCGATTTATACATAAAAATAGGGAAGTGATTATCCCTCCGCTAGATTTTAGACAAGTATATAGTGAACATGCGAAAGTAGAAGGTTGGATTGGAAATGCCATTGTTTCTTTCTCTAATGAAAAAGAGGATGCAAATATCTCTTGTGAAGATAACCTTCAATTAAGTGCTAAAGATATTGATCTAGATGATTCACTACCTCTCCCTAATTCTCCTCAGCTTCAAGCTATAAAAAAAGCATCCATTCAAGTATATCCAAATCCTAGTCAAGGAATGTTTACACTTGAGAATATGGAAAAAAAGAGTCTTGTAATCAAAGTAGTTTCCTTGGATGGTCAGGTAGTTTTTAGTAAAAGCATCCTTGCAAGTGAAAAGAAATCTATCAATTTACAACACTTGAAAAAGGGAATTTATATGCTCATTAGCACCTCAAAAGAAAGCTCTAGTACACAAAAACTGATCATCAAATAA
- a CDS encoding Ig-like domain-containing protein, producing MRNLLLKVCITTLMLMGLSLSAIMANTDKYRLVLRGNPSTTMTIAWNQISGSNPVVYYGTTDFGTNYSAYPMSKTVDRSVSYAGMSNQFARLTGLQPNTAYYFVIRDSQGTSQRFWFKTAPATSADRLSFIAGGDSRNNRTPRQNANRIVSKLRPHAVLFGGDMTSSGTNSEWQDWFDDWQLTTGSDGRMIPIVATRGNHESSNTMVYNLFDTPSSDVYYAITFGGDLIRTYTLNTEMSISGNQTTWLANDLAANANVTWKTAQYHKPMRPHVSSKSEGNTQYSSWANLFYDHKVQLVVECDAHTVKTTWPLRPTTGSGSDEGFIRDDVNGTVYAGEGCWGAPLRSNNDNKAWTRNSGMFNQVKWIFVDESKIELRTVRVDNATSVGTVSDHNIFTAPSNLDIWSPSNGSVVSILNTNVSVPEVSLTAPTNGTYYESPQSITLSASASDADGNITAVEFFVNGQSVGTDTSAPYSLNYNLPADGNYSIYAIAKDNDGYATTSESRQVNVGLVQESLSVRIASGNDDVEERTDGSMYMNSSDIELVYDGGNQTVGLRFLSLDIPQGATIDNASIQFTTDETGGANGTLTIYAQDANDASAFSTSNNNVSSRTKTSASVNWSPSSWSSIGQAGSAQRTPELKTLVQEVVNRSGWSSGNDMVFIIEGNGERTAESYDGVSGSAALLNITYTVGGGSTPTPNEYTLSINTSNGSVSKSPNQSTYTEGSTVSLTATPNSGYEFSSWSGAVSGSQNPISITMNSNKTVSANFSAIQTGGTPVTISKSVATGNDDAEEAESGNMYLNSSDLELVYDSHQSAGNQKVGIRFTGLSIPQGVSISDAYIQFTVDETKNDSGNLQIYAQDTNDAAGFSSSSNNISSRTKTSASVSWTPATWSSVGAAGTAQQTPNLSSLVQEVVNRSGWSSGNDMVFIIEGNGRRTAESYNGSSSKAPKLYITYLSNGNARKANISLEATTQFQIFPNPIQEIVNLEFNSEKDGQLQVTFTDMAGRTVLVESLEVKTGLNKIELDVNGLPSGVYVANIVGAGISESVKLTK from the coding sequence ATGAGGAATCTTTTACTCAAAGTATGTATCACAACGCTAATGCTAATGGGGCTAAGCCTTTCAGCAATTATGGCCAATACCGACAAGTATCGTTTGGTATTACGTGGCAATCCATCAACAACAATGACCATCGCTTGGAATCAAATTTCAGGCAGCAACCCTGTTGTCTATTACGGAACAACAGATTTTGGAACCAACTACAGTGCTTATCCAATGAGCAAAACGGTAGACCGTTCGGTTTCTTATGCAGGGATGAGTAATCAGTTTGCTCGTCTGACAGGACTTCAACCCAATACAGCTTACTATTTTGTCATCAGAGATAGCCAAGGCACTAGCCAACGCTTTTGGTTCAAGACTGCTCCTGCTACTTCGGCTGATCGTTTGTCATTTATCGCGGGTGGCGATTCTCGTAACAACAGAACTCCACGACAGAATGCAAATCGAATTGTATCTAAACTAAGACCTCATGCGGTTCTTTTTGGTGGAGATATGACTTCCTCTGGTACAAATTCAGAATGGCAAGACTGGTTTGACGACTGGCAATTGACCACAGGTTCTGACGGAAGAATGATTCCGATTGTGGCTACTCGTGGAAATCATGAAAGCTCAAACACGATGGTTTATAACCTATTTGATACGCCTTCATCTGATGTATATTATGCCATTACTTTTGGTGGTGATCTGATCAGAACTTATACCTTAAACACCGAAATGTCTATCAGCGGTAACCAAACTACTTGGCTCGCAAACGACTTAGCAGCCAATGCTAATGTCACTTGGAAAACGGCACAATACCATAAGCCTATGCGTCCGCATGTGAGTTCTAAGTCTGAAGGAAATACACAATACAGCTCTTGGGCAAATCTTTTCTACGATCACAAAGTTCAGTTGGTGGTAGAGTGTGATGCCCATACCGTAAAAACAACTTGGCCTCTTAGACCTACTACAGGAAGTGGAAGCGACGAAGGTTTTATCAGAGATGATGTAAATGGTACGGTCTACGCAGGTGAAGGATGTTGGGGTGCTCCACTGCGTTCTAACAACGATAACAAAGCTTGGACAAGAAATAGTGGAATGTTTAATCAAGTGAAATGGATTTTTGTAGATGAATCTAAAATCGAGTTGAGAACAGTAAGAGTAGACAATGCCACTAGCGTTGGTACGGTAAGTGACCACAACATTTTCACTGCTCCTTCCAACTTAGACATCTGGTCGCCTTCAAACGGTTCGGTCGTGAGCATTTTGAATACAAATGTCAGTGTGCCTGAAGTTAGCCTCACTGCTCCTACAAATGGTACTTACTACGAAAGCCCTCAGTCAATTACTTTAAGTGCTTCTGCCTCTGATGCAGACGGCAATATTACGGCTGTTGAATTCTTTGTCAATGGACAATCGGTTGGGACAGATACATCTGCGCCTTACAGCCTTAATTATAATCTGCCAGCAGATGGAAACTACAGTATTTATGCCATTGCGAAAGATAACGACGGATATGCTACAACATCTGAGAGTCGTCAGGTAAACGTAGGACTTGTACAAGAAAGCTTGAGCGTTCGTATTGCTTCTGGTAATGATGATGTGGAAGAAAGAACTGATGGCTCCATGTATATGAATAGTTCAGATATTGAGCTAGTTTACGACGGAGGAAATCAAACTGTTGGTCTTCGTTTTTTAAGCTTGGATATTCCTCAAGGAGCAACTATTGACAATGCATCTATTCAATTTACTACGGATGAAACAGGTGGGGCAAACGGTACACTCACTATTTATGCTCAAGATGCAAACGATGCTTCTGCCTTCTCTACTTCTAACAACAATGTTTCTTCTCGTACTAAAACTTCTGCTTCAGTAAACTGGTCTCCTTCTAGCTGGTCTAGTATAGGACAAGCAGGAAGTGCGCAAAGAACTCCAGAATTGAAAACATTGGTACAAGAAGTAGTCAACCGTTCGGGTTGGTCATCTGGAAATGATATGGTTTTTATCATTGAAGGTAACGGCGAAAGAACTGCTGAATCTTACGACGGCGTTTCGGGTAGTGCTGCATTGCTCAACATCACTTATACTGTAGGTGGCGGGAGTACTCCTACTCCAAATGAATATACATTGAGTATAAATACATCTAACGGTAGCGTATCCAAATCGCCAAACCAATCTACTTACACCGAAGGTTCAACTGTATCTTTAACTGCCACACCAAATAGCGGTTATGAATTTAGCTCATGGTCGGGGGCTGTAAGTGGTTCTCAAAACCCAATCAGCATTACCATGAATTCGAATAAAACGGTAAGTGCTAACTTCTCTGCCATCCAAACTGGTGGAACTCCTGTAACTATTTCTAAAAGCGTAGCAACAGGAAACGATGATGCTGAAGAGGCTGAAAGTGGAAATATGTATCTAAACAGCTCTGACTTGGAGTTAGTATACGATTCACATCAGTCGGCAGGAAACCAAAAAGTAGGTATTCGTTTTACAGGCTTGTCGATTCCACAAGGCGTAAGCATCAGCGATGCTTATATCCAATTTACAGTAGACGAGACGAAAAATGATAGTGGAAACCTACAAATCTATGCTCAAGACACAAATGATGCCGCAGGTTTCAGCAGTTCTTCAAACAACATTTCATCAAGAACAAAAACTTCTGCTTCTGTTTCTTGGACTCCTGCCACTTGGAGTAGTGTAGGCGCTGCAGGAACGGCACAACAAACACCTAACTTATCTTCATTGGTACAAGAAGTAGTCAATCGTTCGGGTTGGTCATCTGGAAATGACATGGTTTTTATCATTGAAGGTAACGGTAGAAGAACCGCCGAGTCATACAACGGCTCTAGCAGTAAAGCACCTAAATTGTACATCACATACCTTAGCAATGGAAATGCGCGTAAAGCAAATATTTCTCTTGAAGCTACTACTCAATTCCAAATCTTCCCGAACCCCATCCAAGAAATCGTAAACCTTGAATTCAATTCTGAAAAGGATGGACAACTTCAAGTTACGTTTACAGATATGGCTGGAAGAACTGTTTTGGTTGAATCCCTTGAGGTAAAAACGGGCTTAAACAAAATAGAGCTAGATGTCAATGGACTTCCTTCGGGAGTTTATGTAGCGAATATTGTTGGAGCAGGTATATCTGAATCTGTCAAGTTGACGAAGTAG